In one window of uncultured Methanobrevibacter sp. DNA:
- a CDS encoding HesA/MoeB/ThiF family protein: MPTRYIGDGYWEIASRQMSIVTRSEQERFKDAQITVIGCGGIGGQTIEMLARMGIGKLVLVDEDAFDLSNLNRQTLASIAELGLSKSAVAKEKVRLINPYVKVTAYDEHVDQSNIDKVIGDSDIVIDALDNVLTRVIVSRKAKEKGIPYIHGAIHGTLGQITVFLPNSDKTYEEMFNLPSVGKELNDETIDALKNVTSGVPPVIAATPNLIGCLEAMEAYKIITGVGKVTVAPNILTFDLLDLSSFSLNEL; encoded by the coding sequence ATGCCAACAAGATACATAGGTGACGGATACTGGGAAATAGCTTCCCGTCAAATGAGTATAGTAACCAGAAGTGAACAGGAAAGATTCAAGGATGCCCAAATCACGGTCATTGGCTGTGGAGGAATAGGCGGACAGACAATTGAAATGCTTGCAAGAATGGGTATCGGAAAACTGGTGCTTGTCGATGAGGATGCATTTGACCTTTCAAATCTTAACCGCCAAACATTGGCATCAATTGCCGAATTGGGCCTTTCCAAAAGTGCAGTTGCCAAGGAAAAGGTCAGACTGATAAATCCCTATGTAAAGGTTACCGCCTATGACGAGCATGTAGACCAAAGCAATATTGACAAAGTCATTGGAGACTCAGACATCGTAATTGATGCACTTGACAATGTATTGACCCGTGTCATAGTATCCAGAAAGGCTAAGGAAAAAGGAATACCATACATTCACGGCGCAATTCATGGAACATTAGGCCAAATCACCGTATTCCTTCCAAACAGCGACAAAACTTACGAGGAAATGTTCAACCTGCCTTCTGTTGGAAAAGAGCTAAATGATGAAACCATTGATGCCCTGAAGAACGTTACATCAGGTGTTCCACCGGTCATTGCGGCAACTCCGAATCTGATCGGATGTCTTGAGGCGATGGAGGCATATAAAATAATTACAGGAGTCGGTAAGGTTACCGTAGCTCCAAATATATTGACTTTCGACCTGCTTGATTTAAGTTCATTTTCTTTAAATGAACTTTAA
- a CDS encoding ATP-binding cassette domain-containing protein, with the protein MYKDMIIIRGARVHNLKNIDVDIPLGKIVAISGVSGSGKSSLALGVLYSEGSRRYLDALSTYTRRRISQTKKASVDLIQYVPAALALNQRPNIPNIRSTFGTSTELLNSLRLLYSRCGNYFCPNGHMQEPTMNVAREMPIKCHECGEEFYGLGAEEYAFNSDGACPTCGGTGFIRDVDTSKLVLDDTKTLEEGAVAAWNQFGISWMYLVAGELGVRVDVPFRDLTDEEKDIVYNGPAVKKYINIPSKNGKLFELNAEYRNAHKAIEEALKKAKTEKGLTKINKFLTTKVCSDCGGTRLNKKANQTLLGGINLSTACEMNLQELVLWIPEVIEGLPGEMQPMAEAIAEEFMDNANILLDLGLSYISLDRPANTLSTGELQRVQLAKTLRNHTTGVLYVLDEPSIGLHPDNVDGLISVIRRLIDDGNSIILVDHDIRILSIADYMIEMGPRAGADGGNIITQGPLSEIEDDPASQIGPFLTNSEKIIIRDKSDDIFENGEISIRTSEIHNVKGLDVRIPKGKLTVVSGVSGSGKTTLLLEALYPAVKAVINGEDLPDEILDIDCGDIKKIDLIDSVPIGQNVRSTVATYSKVLDDLRREFAKLSDEYKMSDFSYNTGKLRCETCNGTGSVSMDVQFLPDVEITCPDCDGSRYDKKVEEITYNGLSIADVMSLTVDEALEELFGLEKVTRKLQKLSDLGLGYLTLGEATPSLSGGEAQRLKLASEIGKSQKNSIFIFDEPTIGLHPLDVKRLINVLDYLIDRGATVIVIEHDLDLIANADYIIDIGIDDNYWGGDILASGSLEEIITSPKSLTGKYLAEKDLS; encoded by the coding sequence ATGTACAAGGATATGATAATCATCAGGGGAGCAAGGGTTCATAATCTAAAAAATATCGATGTCGATATTCCCTTGGGAAAGATTGTGGCCATCAGCGGAGTTTCAGGCAGCGGTAAATCTTCTCTCGCATTGGGGGTGCTTTACTCCGAAGGCTCACGCAGATACCTCGATGCCCTTTCAACATATACCCGTCGAAGAATTTCACAGACAAAAAAGGCCAGTGTCGATTTGATACAGTATGTTCCGGCAGCGTTGGCACTGAATCAGAGGCCTAACATTCCGAATATCAGATCAACATTCGGTACCTCGACTGAACTTTTAAATTCCCTCAGATTATTGTATTCAAGATGTGGAAACTATTTCTGTCCCAACGGACATATGCAGGAGCCGACTATGAACGTTGCCCGTGAAATGCCAATCAAATGTCATGAGTGCGGTGAGGAATTCTACGGTCTAGGTGCTGAGGAATATGCATTCAACTCAGACGGTGCATGTCCGACATGTGGAGGAACAGGTTTCATACGTGACGTGGACACATCAAAACTTGTTTTGGATGATACAAAAACACTTGAAGAGGGTGCTGTGGCTGCATGGAATCAGTTTGGAATATCCTGGATGTATCTGGTTGCAGGAGAACTTGGAGTTCGGGTTGACGTTCCATTTAGGGATTTGACCGATGAGGAAAAGGATATCGTATATAACGGACCCGCCGTTAAGAAGTATATCAACATCCCATCCAAAAACGGCAAGCTGTTTGAGTTGAACGCAGAGTATCGAAATGCCCACAAGGCAATTGAGGAGGCATTGAAAAAGGCAAAAACCGAAAAGGGATTGACCAAAATCAACAAGTTCCTCACAACCAAGGTCTGCAGTGACTGTGGAGGGACCCGTTTAAACAAAAAGGCCAATCAAACCCTTCTGGGTGGAATAAATCTCTCAACTGCCTGTGAGATGAACCTTCAGGAATTGGTGCTGTGGATTCCGGAGGTAATTGAAGGTTTGCCTGGAGAGATGCAGCCAATGGCCGAGGCAATTGCTGAGGAGTTCATGGACAATGCAAATATCCTTCTTGATTTGGGCTTAAGCTACATTTCACTTGACCGTCCTGCAAACACATTGTCAACCGGTGAGCTTCAAAGGGTGCAGCTTGCAAAAACCCTGAGAAACCATACGACCGGTGTGCTGTATGTTTTGGATGAACCGTCAATCGGTTTGCATCCCGACAATGTCGACGGTCTGATAAGTGTTATAAGAAGGCTTATTGATGACGGAAACTCCATTATTCTGGTTGACCATGATATAAGAATATTGTCCATTGCAGACTATATGATTGAAATGGGTCCTCGTGCAGGGGCTGACGGCGGAAACATAATAACCCAGGGACCATTGTCTGAAATTGAAGATGACCCTGCATCACAAATCGGACCGTTTTTAACAAACTCCGAAAAAATCATCATCAGGGATAAAAGTGATGATATCTTTGAAAACGGAGAGATTTCAATCAGGACATCTGAAATTCATAACGTAAAAGGATTGGATGTTCGCATTCCCAAAGGAAAGCTCACTGTGGTAAGTGGAGTTTCAGGCAGTGGAAAGACAACTCTACTTCTGGAAGCACTGTACCCTGCAGTTAAGGCGGTTATAAATGGTGAAGACTTGCCTGATGAGATTTTAGACATTGACTGTGGAGACATCAAAAAGATCGACCTCATTGACAGCGTTCCTATCGGCCAGAATGTCAGAAGTACCGTTGCGACATACTCAAAGGTTCTCGATGACCTTAGACGTGAATTTGCCAAGCTGAGCGATGAGTATAAGATGTCCGATTTTTCATATAACACAGGTAAGCTGCGCTGTGAGACCTGTAACGGTACTGGTAGCGTTTCAATGGATGTTCAGTTCCTGCCGGATGTGGAAATCACATGTCCGGACTGTGACGGTTCAAGGTATGACAAGAAAGTTGAGGAGATTACATATAATGGACTTTCCATCGCAGATGTCATGTCTCTCACTGTCGATGAGGCGTTGGAGGAGCTCTTCGGTCTTGAAAAGGTAACCCGTAAACTGCAGAAACTGTCTGATTTGGGACTGGGCTATCTGACTTTGGGAGAAGCCACACCTAGTCTGTCCGGTGGAGAGGCTCAAAGGCTGAAGCTGGCTTCTGAAATCGGAAAGTCACAGAAAAATTCAATATTCATTTTTGATGAGCCTACAATAGGACTTCATCCGCTTGATGTGAAACGCCTGATCAATGTTTTGGATTATCTGATTGATAGGGGAGCTACCGTCATTGTCATCGAGCATGACTTGGATTTAATTGCCAATGCGGACTACATCATTGATATCGGTATTGATGATAACTATTGGGGCGGAGACATTTTGGCTTCAGGTTCACTTGAAGAAATTATCACATCTCCAAAGAGTCTGACAGGCAAATATTTGGCTGAAAAGGATTTGTCCTGA
- the fdhD gene encoding formate dehydrogenase accessory sulfurtransferase FdhD has translation MDFIRQTEVIQWKDGKYETIKENSVDDEYTYLFIDYLPPRKFSTYPKDLEDFAIGYCLGEGLIKDYSDIESIRLDGTNVLVSTKLSHDPEEDMEQEGIVQERKGNCEHACVCRLLEYQGVNSDNAGGIRSELKTIEPNTSDLTIDATQIIRDIKHLTDEAKIWQKTAGVHVAQLKFEDKIIIREDVSRHVAVDKVIGAASKEGYDFSRCYISYSGRMPADMLIKVIRVGVPIIISNAAPASSGIDVAQAGNITMVGFVRDNRFTVYTAPERVNLKK, from the coding sequence ATGGATTTCATAAGACAGACTGAAGTAATTCAATGGAAAGATGGAAAATACGAAACAATCAAGGAAAACAGTGTGGATGATGAATATACATATCTGTTCATCGATTATTTGCCTCCAAGGAAATTTTCCACATATCCCAAGGATTTGGAGGACTTTGCAATTGGATACTGTTTAGGTGAGGGACTCATCAAGGATTACTCGGATATTGAATCCATCAGGCTCGATGGGACAAATGTGCTCGTTTCAACAAAGCTCTCACATGATCCTGAAGAGGACATGGAACAGGAGGGCATAGTTCAGGAGAGAAAAGGCAACTGTGAACATGCCTGTGTTTGCAGGCTATTGGAATATCAGGGGGTAAACTCTGACAATGCCGGAGGGATTCGTTCCGAACTTAAAACCATAGAGCCCAACACCTCTGATTTGACAATTGATGCAACACAAATCATCAGGGATATCAAGCACCTGACAGATGAGGCCAAAATTTGGCAGAAAACTGCAGGTGTTCATGTTGCACAGCTGAAATTTGAGGATAAAATCATCATCCGTGAGGATGTAAGCCGTCACGTTGCGGTGGACAAGGTAATCGGAGCCGCTTCAAAAGAAGGTTATGATTTTAGCAGATGTTACATTTCATACAGTGGAAGGATGCCCGCTGACATGCTGATTAAGGTGATACGTGTCGGTGTGCCAATAATCATATCAAATGCTGCGCCCGCATCATCAGGTATTGATGTGGCCCAGGCGGGAAATATTACGATGGTCGGTTTTGTCCGTGACAACAGGTTTACAGTATATACCGCACCTGAAAGGGTGAATCTAAAAAAATAA
- a CDS encoding type I restriction endonuclease subunit R has protein sequence MSTQSEAVLEDNLIKRLSNSGYERIKIRNEEELIANFKVQLERLNKCELTDEEFKKVLLFLDQGSIFDKAKKLRDHFFIDRKDNPFYIKFLNQKDWCKNIFQISNQITMKGKHKNRYDVTLLINGLPLVQIELKRRGMPLKEAFDQITRYTLHSYKGLFNYIQIFVVSNGVNTKYFANGLKKDLQYEFTFFWKDEENNNIHSLDEFADTFLEKCNIAKMISKYMVLNESSKTLMVLRAYQKYAVEAVLHQALEIKQNGYVWHTTGSGKTLTSYKVSQLLAEDESIYKVIFVVDRRDLDLQTNKEFNSFCDGCVNTTKHTGVLIKNLTTDGKGKLITTTIQKLSKAVKTAGDKAKLQRIKDKNIILIFDECHRSQFGEMHKSITDFFTNALSFGFTGTPIFAANSDGTRTTKDIFGKKLHEYVIKDAIADNNVLGFSVDYFGGAKLKEIPDKEVSKIDTKEFLESDKRLNQIVDHVIESYDRKTRNREFNAMFTVSRGGVIHKYYDLFKKKDHDLKIVTIFTFKANEDLSESEHSQDLLDKYMQDYNEMFETNFTSDDFKLYHADVSKRMKNREIDLLLVVDMFLTGFDSKLLNTLYVDKNLQYHGLLQAFSRTNRIYNKRKSQGNIICFTNLKENVDNAIALFSDPNALDEIIMPPYETFVKWFNQDLERLFKLVKTASDALELQSEKDKESFVLIFRDLIRNKNKLDIFTEFDWKDVKIEEQEFNDFRSVYLDIYAEIKTPGGETESILKDIDFELELLRNDQINVDYILNLLADLDKNSSSFEHDKQRIISIMKEHENLRSKIDLIEKFINERLGNIDTKITNVSEEFDKFMRHERKEAMCEIVDKEHLNEDKARKVFEIFEFSGKIDDDLLKQSFIDKLKFKERKKKVNTIKIEIIDLFKKFDY, from the coding sequence ATGTCAACTCAAAGTGAAGCGGTTTTAGAAGATAATTTAATTAAAAGATTGTCAAATAGTGGATATGAGAGAATCAAAATTAGAAATGAAGAGGAATTAATTGCTAATTTTAAGGTTCAATTAGAACGATTAAACAAATGTGAATTGACAGATGAAGAATTTAAAAAAGTTTTATTGTTTTTGGACCAGGGTTCTATATTTGATAAGGCAAAAAAATTAAGGGATCATTTTTTTATTGACAGGAAAGATAATCCTTTTTATATCAAATTTTTAAACCAAAAGGATTGGTGTAAAAACATCTTCCAAATTTCAAATCAAATAACTATGAAAGGCAAACATAAAAACAGGTATGATGTTACGTTATTAATTAATGGTTTACCTTTGGTTCAAATAGAACTTAAAAGACGTGGAATGCCATTAAAAGAGGCATTTGACCAAATTACTCGCTACACTTTACATTCCTACAAAGGTCTTTTCAATTACATTCAGATATTCGTTGTAAGTAATGGTGTTAACACCAAATATTTCGCTAATGGACTTAAAAAAGACTTGCAATATGAATTCACATTCTTTTGGAAGGATGAGGAAAATAACAATATCCATTCACTTGATGAGTTTGCAGATACCTTTTTGGAAAAATGTAATATTGCAAAGATGATTTCTAAATATATGGTTTTAAATGAGTCATCAAAAACACTAATGGTTTTAAGAGCTTATCAGAAATATGCTGTTGAAGCGGTCCTTCACCAGGCATTGGAAATTAAACAAAATGGTTATGTCTGGCATACAACAGGTTCTGGTAAAACTTTGACTTCTTATAAAGTTAGTCAATTGCTTGCAGAAGATGAATCAATATATAAAGTAATATTTGTTGTTGATAGGCGTGATCTGGACCTTCAAACAAATAAGGAATTCAATAGTTTCTGTGATGGATGTGTGAACACAACAAAACATACAGGAGTATTAATCAAAAACCTAACAACTGATGGAAAAGGTAAATTGATAACTACCACTATTCAAAAGTTATCTAAGGCTGTTAAAACTGCAGGGGATAAGGCTAAACTTCAAAGAATTAAGGATAAAAATATTATATTGATTTTTGATGAGTGTCACAGGAGTCAATTTGGTGAAATGCACAAATCAATCACAGATTTCTTTACTAATGCATTATCCTTTGGTTTTACTGGAACACCAATTTTTGCAGCAAATTCTGACGGTACAAGAACTACAAAAGATATATTTGGTAAAAAACTCCATGAATATGTGATTAAGGATGCAATTGCTGATAATAATGTTTTGGGTTTTTCAGTTGATTACTTTGGTGGAGCGAAATTAAAGGAAATTCCGGATAAAGAAGTTTCAAAAATTGATACTAAGGAATTTTTGGAATCTGATAAACGTTTAAATCAGATTGTAGATCATGTTATTGAAAGTTATGATAGAAAAACTCGCAATAGGGAATTTAATGCAATGTTTACAGTTTCGCGAGGTGGAGTAATTCATAAATATTATGATTTATTTAAGAAAAAAGACCATGATTTAAAAATTGTAACAATATTTACTTTTAAGGCTAATGAGGATTTAAGTGAAAGTGAGCATTCCCAAGATTTATTGGATAAGTATATGCAAGATTATAATGAAATGTTTGAAACCAATTTCACAAGTGATGATTTTAAGCTGTATCATGCAGATGTTTCTAAGAGAATGAAAAATCGTGAAATTGATTTATTACTTGTAGTGGATATGTTTTTAACAGGTTTTGACAGTAAACTGCTTAACACATTATATGTGGATAAGAATCTGCAATATCATGGTTTGCTTCAGGCATTTTCAAGAACTAATCGTATATATAACAAGCGAAAATCACAGGGAAATATTATTTGCTTTACTAATTTAAAAGAAAATGTCGATAATGCTATTGCACTGTTTTCAGATCCTAATGCACTTGATGAAATTATCATGCCTCCGTATGAAACATTTGTTAAATGGTTCAACCAGGATTTGGAAAGATTGTTTAAATTAGTTAAAACAGCTAGTGATGCATTAGAACTTCAGAGTGAAAAAGATAAAGAAAGTTTTGTTTTAATTTTCAGAGATTTGATACGTAATAAAAATAAATTGGATATCTTCACTGAATTTGATTGGAAAGATGTTAAAATTGAAGAGCAGGAATTCAATGATTTTAGAAGTGTCTATTTAGATATTTATGCTGAAATTAAAACTCCTGGTGGTGAGACTGAATCTATTTTAAAAGATATAGATTTTGAGCTGGAATTGCTTAGAAATGATCAAATCAATGTTGATTATATTTTAAACCTTCTAGCCGATTTAGATAAAAATAGTAGTAGTTTTGAACATGATAAACAGCGTATTATTAGCATAATGAAAGAACATGAGAATTTACGCAGTAAAATTGATTTGATTGAGAAATTCATCAATGAACGACTTGGCAATATAGATACGAAAATTACTAATGTTAGTGAAGAGTTTGACAAGTTCATGCGCCATGAGAGGAAAGAGGCTATGTGTGAAATTGTTGATAAGGAACATTTAAATGAAGATAAAGCTCGTAAAGTCTTTGAAATATTTGAATTTTCTGGAAAAATTGATGATGATTTACTTAAACAATCATTTATTGATAAATTAAAATTCAAAGAACGTAAAAAGAAAGTTAATACTATAAAAATTGAAATCATTGATTTATTTAAAAAATTTGATTATTAA
- a CDS encoding ATP-grasp domain-containing protein, with the protein MRNIVVVEVASTGVNFIQDIINRNYNPVVLRLNVDEVTEENKEYNRMVDEYANSIDADFETIYEKDSYEETLEMVRGYDPLLVIPASEKGVILATRLADDLNLLGNPYKNIDYLTLKDKMQEKIAESGLRHIKGQVITSVEQAIEYYDSEGLEEVVVKPVYSSGSVGMRICLNRQELIEHLTEQFKRVNLYGDELKEFVVQERIKGDEYIVNTVSCNGVHRVTTIWKYHNVSSSDGTYIYDYMETINDLGLGEADIVEYAYNVADALGIQYGSVHEEFMVDDNGPVLIEVNCRPMGGNMPIKFLDLISGQHETDSILDSYLNPENFEFECRRGYKLYEHGAIKFFIVPREIAARSSPIAKISNNMKSHFKTTEISFDTIKRFVKTQDLETIGGTVYLCHTDGYAVLKENIHNLILI; encoded by the coding sequence ATGAGGAATATTGTAGTTGTTGAAGTTGCTTCAACAGGGGTAAATTTTATTCAGGATATAATCAACAGGAATTATAATCCTGTTGTATTGCGATTGAATGTAGATGAAGTTACTGAAGAGAACAAGGAATATAACCGAATGGTTGATGAGTATGCCAATTCCATCGATGCTGATTTTGAGACAATATATGAAAAGGATTCCTATGAGGAAACTCTTGAGATGGTTAGGGGATATGACCCGTTGCTAGTGATTCCGGCTTCAGAAAAGGGAGTTATTTTAGCCACACGATTGGCGGATGACTTGAATTTGTTGGGTAATCCCTACAAAAACATTGACTATTTGACTTTGAAGGACAAGATGCAGGAAAAAATTGCAGAAAGTGGCCTTAGACATATAAAGGGTCAGGTCATAACTTCAGTTGAACAGGCCATTGAATACTATGACAGTGAAGGTCTGGAGGAAGTTGTTGTCAAACCGGTCTACAGTTCAGGTTCAGTGGGTATGAGGATTTGTTTAAATCGGCAGGAGTTGATTGAGCATTTAACTGAACAGTTTAAAAGAGTAAACCTCTATGGTGATGAACTGAAAGAATTTGTCGTCCAGGAGCGTATTAAGGGCGATGAATATATTGTGAATACCGTTTCCTGTAATGGAGTGCATCGCGTAACCACCATTTGGAAATATCATAATGTTTCTTCTTCTGATGGTACCTATATCTATGATTATATGGAAACCATTAATGATCTGGGTCTTGGAGAGGCAGATATTGTTGAATATGCATATAATGTGGCTGATGCATTGGGAATCCAATATGGTTCCGTTCATGAAGAGTTTATGGTTGACGATAATGGGCCGGTTTTGATTGAAGTCAACTGTCGTCCTATGGGCGGTAACATGCCAATAAAGTTTTTAGACTTGATTTCAGGTCAGCATGAAACCGACAGTATCCTTGATTCATATTTAAATCCTGAAAATTTTGAATTTGAATGCAGAAGAGGATACAAACTCTACGAACATGGTGCAATTAAATTTTTCATCGTTCCAAGAGAAATTGCTGCTAGATCATCTCCAATTGCAAAAATTTCAAATAATATGAAAAGCCATTTCAAAACCACTGAAATAAGTTTTGACACAATAAAAAGATTTGTCAAAACACAGGATTTAGAAACCATTGGGGGAACAGTATATCTGTGTCACACTGACGGGTATGCTGTTTTAAAGGAAAATATTCATAATTTAATTTTAATATAA
- a CDS encoding ATP-binding protein gives MNLEDKINIVKDILKDEKVAIGFSGGADSTLIAHLASKYAEDTLAITIDNHLFPTGFIDHVNEMCERFKINHEIIDINFYENENFLKNDLKRCFTCRSMMYDEIEKLARKKGFDFICDGNNISDLVIDRPGILITYSKGFNTPLIEARLTSKEIHEYLNRNNIPYSRSTTCLATRIAANTPTTPEKIRKISFCEDYILGNTNCEIVKVRDNGEVGIIEVDDIGEILRDGKYNEINDALKGQGFRKVALNLSQIDDNEDIVLDYEMGSFSYRLPFTINLENTMSEIKSKIINETKNKIELENIAISQNGLVEGNDFKTYEDALNAFMNILPKLRRNIGE, from the coding sequence ATGAATCTGGAAGATAAAATCAATATTGTCAAAGACATCCTAAAGGATGAAAAGGTAGCCATCGGATTTTCAGGCGGTGCGGACTCAACGCTGATAGCCCATCTGGCATCAAAATATGCAGAGGACACACTAGCAATAACAATTGACAATCATCTCTTTCCAACCGGTTTTATAGATCATGTAAATGAAATGTGTGAAAGATTTAAAATCAATCATGAGATTATCGACATCAATTTTTATGAAAATGAGAATTTCCTAAAAAATGACCTGAAAAGATGTTTCACATGCCGCAGCATGATGTATGATGAAATCGAAAAGCTTGCCCGCAAAAAAGGCTTTGACTTTATCTGTGACGGAAACAACATAAGTGATCTTGTAATTGACAGGCCGGGAATTTTGATAACCTATTCAAAGGGATTCAACACCCCCTTGATTGAGGCAAGATTAACTTCAAAAGAGATTCATGAATATCTGAACCGAAACAATATCCCTTACTCCAGGTCAACAACCTGTCTTGCAACAAGAATTGCGGCAAATACCCCCACAACACCTGAAAAAATCAGAAAAATCAGCTTCTGTGAGGATTACATTTTAGGCAATACCAACTGTGAAATAGTCAAAGTCAGGGACAATGGGGAAGTTGGTATTATTGAAGTGGATGACATCGGTGAAATTTTAAGGGACGGCAAATATAATGAAATCAATGATGCATTAAAAGGGCAAGGATTTAGAAAAGTTGCATTAAATTTATCACAAATTGATGATAACGAGGACATTGTTCTTGACTATGAAATGGGTTCATTTTCATACAGGCTGCCGTTTACAATAAACCTTGAAAATACAATGTCCGAAATCAAAAGTAAAATTATTAATGAAACCAAAAACAAAATTGAATTAGAAAATATTGCAATCAGCCAAAACGGATTGGTTGAGGGAAACGACTTTAAGACTTATGAAGATGCATTGAATGCATTCATGAACATACTACCAAAATTAAGAAGAAATATAGGTGAATAA
- a CDS encoding HisA/HisF-related TIM barrel protein, with protein MKAIFDNTKFGNLDVSSRIIRNGLWESQNDSSKNLTQEIFDRYKTLAKNNVGVITTEMISMYSHDRFSDFTHYINSPMFIKDFKEVVDDVHDYNVPILAQIGFVNCNVNGKQMMEVNDLTIEDIRTIQADYVVAAKKIMFAGFDGVELCIGNNFYLSRVMDPFENTRGDDYGGNTYNRVRMIIEIIKLIKKTTNLHVHCKVNLYQDKDDSLEICKILAENGADRLQITRFLSPQYFRKGQDNQDMLVGFADRVASSVDVPVVLGGGWKDMETMENLLNSTNIDFISMQRPFVKNPGFLSEWKKNGYGKSECRTCNNCYWKKESVCLIDSDK; from the coding sequence ATGAAAGCTATATTTGACAATACAAAATTCGGTAATCTTGATGTTTCAAGTCGTATAATCAGAAATGGTCTGTGGGAATCTCAGAACGATTCATCAAAAAACCTGACACAGGAAATCTTTGACAGGTACAAAACATTGGCTAAAAACAATGTTGGGGTCATTACAACAGAGATGATTTCAATGTATTCTCATGACCGTTTCAGTGACTTTACTCATTATATTAATTCTCCAATGTTTATAAAGGATTTTAAGGAAGTTGTTGATGATGTACATGACTATAATGTCCCGATACTTGCACAGATTGGTTTTGTAAACTGCAATGTCAACGGCAAGCAGATGATGGAAGTCAACGATTTGACAATTGAGGATATAAGGACAATTCAGGCGGACTATGTGGTGGCTGCCAAAAAGATAATGTTTGCGGGCTTTGATGGAGTTGAACTGTGCATCGGAAACAATTTCTATCTCTCAAGGGTCATGGATCCCTTTGAAAACACACGTGGCGATGACTATGGTGGAAATACATACAACCGTGTAAGAATGATCATTGAAATAATTAAGCTGATTAAAAAGACAACCAATCTTCATGTGCACTGCAAGGTCAATCTCTATCAGGATAAGGATGATTCATTGGAGATATGTAAGATTTTGGCTGAAAACGGTGCTGACCGCTTACAGATTACCAGATTCCTCTCACCTCAATACTTCAGAAAGGGTCAGGATAATCAGGACATGCTTGTTGGCTTTGCAGATAGGGTGGCAAGTTCTGTTGATGTTCCAGTTGTTTTAGGAGGGGGATGGAAAGATATGGAAACCATGGAAAATCTGCTTAACTCTACAAATATTGATTTCATTTCCATGCAAAGGCCTTTCGTTAAAAACCCCGGATTTTTAAGTGAATGGAAGAAAAACGGCTATGGCAAGTCAGAGTGCAGGACCTGCAATAACTGTTACTGGAAAAAGGAAAGCGTTTGTCTGATTGATTCGGACAAATAG